In the Thermococcus sp. M36 genome, TGGCAATGCAACTGCAGAAGATTGTGCCAACTATTGCATTACGCTTTTTTCTGATTTAACAAGAATGGTTACTATGCAGAATTTATTTCATGATGGTGGTTATTCTAATACAGGTGTAAGTAATGAAGTGATGCAGAAACTGGGAATCAGTTAAATTATAATAAGTAACGCCGATACATTGTATCGG is a window encoding:
- a CDS encoding SDR family oxidoreductase, with product GNATAEDCANYCITLFSDLTRMVTMQNLFHDGGYSNTGVSNEVMQKLGIS